The stretch of DNA TAAACGCAGAGAACAGCGtgcgagaggaagcgacaAACAGCGTGGAGAGTTAAACTCAGAGATCCACCCACCGGCGGCAACACTCACATACGACAAATAAACGCTCACCTGCGGCATGAAATTCTTCGTGGCGAGGTCGAGGAAAGAGTAGTACGGCTTCAAAGACCGAATATACGACTGAAGGTCTGCAGGTACGCGTCAGACACATCGAGACGCGGTGAAAGTAGCTGCCGCATCCAGACACGAATCTTGCACACCAGCTCCATGAAAATAAAGTGCGAACGGTGCTAGAGCGTCACTAGGAAGGTGCGAGTCTCCACACCTTCAGATCGCGCTGCCATCGGCTGTCCTCACAAGCAGACGCTGACGGCCTCCACAAAAGCCAACGCGCTTCTTGCCTCCATCGCCTGACCGTTTTTTCGACTCCCTGGCTCACGGAAAAATGTCTACTTCGACCCGTTCTCCGCCCAGCCCTGCACCACATCCCCTACACACCCCTCCCATACGAAAATAgacgtatatatacgtatagaCAAAGACATACATAGAaagaatatatatataaatccTTTGTACGTTTCTCTTTGCACTTGGGTGCATAAGAGTATGCATTTGTGCACGGACGGGGGCAGCGAGGTAGGATATTGCCCGGCCTTTCGGGAGTCAGGCTTCAAGGCCTCGAGTGTTTACCTTCATCAGGGATCGCTAAACACATGCTGAGAGAGAGCTTGAGCGAGTCGTTCAGCGTGCCGTCGCCGTAGACGTCGAAGACGCCAAAGTTCACGTAGTTGCCGTTCAGCGCATGGCTGAACATCTCCAGGGCAACCGCCAAAGCCTTGTACTTCTCCTTGTATAAATCGCGGAAGTCGTGTTTCTCCAGGATTCTGAAACACCACACACACCCCGCCGACCCGACGTcgacgtctgcgccgccctccactcCCTCCCCTGCCACCGCGGAAGGCCTCGCTCGCAGAGATGAAAcccccaggcgcgcgccgagcccgCCCTCAATTCTGCGCCTCCAAAGCCTGCCACGCTGGTGCGCGAGGAGTCTTGTTTCACACACGCGAACCGCCACAAAAGTATGCATCCATGCATGCGAATAGACACAGGATTCAGGAATACGtacacacgcgcacgcatgtataggtatatatctatatacatatggctgtatatatgcatagatAGATGCAAACTGTGTGACGCTTTACCTTTTTCCGTAAGAGACGAGGATGGAGGAGACTTCCTTGAAGAGGAGAATGCCATTGGCAGAGGCTTGATCGAAGGCGATGCGCTGGCTGCGGTTGTGAACAAACTCCGAGGTGAACTTGAGTAGCGGGATGATGACTTCGGAGTCTTCCCACCAAATCCCCGCCGCCCACGTGAACAGGTGGATctggagaaaaaaaaaaccaaaaTGGCGCTTGCGAATCGCTCTGAGTCCCCCCTCCCTCGAGCCAGGTTCTAAGAAAGCagacgccctcgtcgtcgagcggcggcgcagcacaGCCAGGATTTCTCACCCGTGATTTCCCCGGTTGTTTCGGGTGGTTAACGAGCCACGCGAAGAGCGTCGAGTAAGACTCCGTGGTGTTGCAGGCCATGCAGATGCCCCTGAAAcaaaagacagaaaaaaactCAGGCCTGCATGaatcgccgcgccgcagcctcgccacTTCCGTGTCCTGTCCAGCTCCCTCACCGATCCTCGCCCACCTCTCCCCGCGCTCCTCCTTCGGCTCCCCCCCGCTCCAGTCTGGTGTGGTTCGATCTGTCGAAGAGGTCTTTGTCCCTTTGAGTTCAGAGCTTGAACTTAGCGCTCGCGTTTGTGCGGCGCTTCACGCTTCTCGCTGCCCGCAGCGCCACCCTCACCGAAGGTCTCTAACGAGGCCGATGAGCGGGGCGCGGCACTGCGGATTCGCAAGCGCCTGGACGTTCGTGCCgtccgccgtctgctgccAAAGCTGGTCAAAGACAGTGCTCATCGGCGCCATGAACGCCTCGAACTGCTCCGCCGCTgtgccgcggcttccgctgctgccgatgcgcagaaagagaagcTTCGCCAGCGTGAAGTAGTACGTCGTGCGGTATTTCCCGTACCTGCGCACCGCAgggaaaaaagcgaaaaatgAGGCGGAAAAACTGCGGGCGGACACAATGGGCAGTGaagcgcgccggctgcgaagACACAGGCCCTCgggagcggagacagactAGCGACCCGAGAAAACCAGCAGACTTGACGAGCTTGCGAATACACGTGGATGCGTGTGGACTGCCCTGTATTTACAGATGCACGAACGCGGAGAACGGCAAGCTGAGCGGAATCTGTTACGTGCGCAGTCACAGGGGTTCACGTGGGCGTATTTATATGGCAGTGTTACGAAAAAAAGGACGGCGCATTGCTCCAGGTGGAAACACTTCTCGCCGCTAGGCGACGGTCTCCTCGACAAGGTGCGGAGAGAACCAGAGGCGGGCGGCACAAATTTGGCGCGGCTTTTCTCACCCCCGAACATGGAGGAACTTGAATTCCTCGTTTCGATGGTGCTGAAGAAGGTAGTTGGCGGTGGGGTTGCTCAGAAGCAGGCGCCCAGAAATGATAAGGTGCGGCGATCTGTCTGTGCAGTGAACGATGTTCATGCCCGAGGCCAGCTCGTGGAACAGCGCGAGCGTCCGCTTGATCACGTCCTCCAtgtccgcgcgctgctgcaggttGAAGCCGATCTTCGTGACAAGCAACCCCAGGACTTCGTCGTCGTTCGCAGCCCCTAAAActgaaaaaaacgcacaAGTATATATAGAAAGAGATAAAGAGGTAGGACAGCGGTGAcagagatatagatatatacgtAAAGATATAGATATGGATATATAGCGACAGATAAAGATACATTCAGATAGATAGCTAAATACATATGGATtgatacatacatacatggagatagatagatagatatagatagataagcACATGTAGTGGTATCGCAACACAGATCGGCAGGAAAGAAGACCTGGAGGCGACTCAAGTTGTGCGTGATACAGGCACTCTCCAACCTGCATATCTATCTTTACAGCCACGCCGCGGAGCACGTCGGCTCGAGGGCTTGTGCTTACCTGCCGCGAATCTGTCGGGGCTCTGAATATTGACAACCTGCTTCGCGTGCTCGCCGATGTAGACCTTTCTGAACTGCTCCAGGAAGTACAGGTAACTCAACTCCAGGCTTTCCGGCGTGTCTGCGAACTTGTTGGTTTCGTCGATCAACTTGAAGACGAGCTTCGCCAATTCCGCATTCACCACGTGCGAAGGCCCTTGTGTCTCGTCTGAGACGCAGGAAACACGTCCTCAAAAAAACTCACGCCCTTACATTCTGCCTAGTAATCTATCCATTCATATGTAGAGATATATATCGATGTGGCTAAACTGGCTTGTGCGCACGCGGACGTCTATTTCAGGAACATGAAgcgcagccagcgcggccgccaaGGAAACGGGCCGTTTGTCGGCGTCCCTGCGAGCGACGGAAACGCCGAAGCCGTTGAAAACAAAACGAAAGCAAGGCGTGCCTCACCCCTGAAGGCGCCCGCACGAGGCACACGCTGGGCGAAGTCCTTTTTCGCGCGTGTGCCCCTTTTCTCGTCTTATTTTGGTTTTTTCTCACCGTCTGCAGACGTCATGGGGACGCGGCCGGTCCAGTGGCCTCCAATGAGCGCGCCGACGATGTACACGAGCCACGTGATTTTTTCTTGGAAAACTTCGCGGGAGATCGCTTTTtgctcagccgccgcgcgtgtctcgTGGAAGAGCTCAAGCACCTTGGTCGCAGTATCGCCGTAGCGGCAGCGGCCCAACTGCGTGAGGACGTCCAGTTGCTCGGCGCGCAGGACTTCGTTGTGAAGCGGATTCTCCAAATCCATGTCGTCTGAGGACAAACAAACGCCGCCAGCCCTGTGCGTGCATGACGAGGCTCCCGATAGAGCAACCCACCAGAAAGCCACGCACCACCCCCATATATCAACACACATTcatatacagatatacatatatatattcacatTTGATaggcagagacacacgaaaGCATATACACCGTATtcacgcatatatatgtatgaatGTATAAGAAAATGAGCATAAGTGCGCGTTATTTGTCGCGAATCTGAGCGAATTCCTGCAGGCTGCTGGGTGGAGGTCAGCGTTCCCTCGTGGTTAAATCTGCCGTCTGCTGGAGAGTGTCGTTTTTCGTCAAATGCGAAGCGAGTGCGGCAACGTTAACGGGTCTCAAGCCAGCCGCGCCACGGAAGAATCCATCGGACAGGCACGATTCGGAAAGCCTACCAGGTTGCGACGCCATggcctccgcgagctgcaTTCGGCTGAGGATGAAGGCAGTGGTGATGCGTTGTATGTAGACGTCGAGTTGTCGAGGGACGGTGTTTCtgaaaaagaggagaggcgatACCATGTGAGcccagacgccgaggaggtAGTGCTTGCTGTTCGGCAGTCGGCGCCAGTCTTCGAGCGAGTTCATCGTGAACTGAAAGAGCTTCGCCGTCCAGTCCGCAAAGGCCTTGGAGGTGCACAGCTCGCTGAGCTGGTTCGCCGCGTTGATTTTCCCCAGCAGCCTGCAGAACTCGTGGTAGCACATGTCGTTGTGGAGCCCGAGGCTCTTGTCGATGATCTTCGAAGTACCCAAAATCAGCTGACTCAGGCAGTCCGCGCGCTCCTGAtcgcgagagaagaacgaccggcgcagcgcagcaacCAGCACCAGactggagagacagagctGCGCGCAGTCGatccgcagctgcgggggGTTAAAcagcggctggcgagccgcgccgccgctcgccatGCCCCCgatcgcgtcgtcgcccatCTCTGCGCTCCCGTTGTTGCGGTCGCCAGTCCCCGGCGGGCCCTGCGCGGGccccgcgccgtccgccgtcgcgcccggGCCCCcagccgcggtcgcgctcgcgaggaggccgtcgcggctcGTCCAGCAGAGTTCATACAAGTCGAAGAGGGTCTTGGGGAAGGCTTCGTCTTTGAGCATCGTCCAGCTCTGCGGCAGCATGACGGTCGTTTGCTCGTCTGTCGCGTCGTCAGGGACGGTGCCCAAAAAGTCAAAGGAGAGACAGTTGTGCGTGAGTTGTAGGAcctgcttcagcagctgcgtctcctcctgctGATTTGGCACGCGAATCGCTCCAGAGTGGaactgctgcagcgtctgcgctcCGACCTTGAAGATgtccagcagcgccgtgTCGCGGAACGAAAacgccgtccgccgcagacgcgccatCTGCCGTCCCATCTGCGGCTGCATCTCCTGAGTCAACTCTGTGTAAATGGACAGCCCCACGACCCAGTGCGCCGTGGACGCCGTGAGGAATTGGTTGACCTGCTCGACAATTTTCTgctcacacacacgcacacacctCGAGGGTACCGGCAGTGTGCCGCGGAGTCGAGTCGAAGGCACGTGCTGCAcgctccccccctcctgACCTGCCGCCAACCACGAGACGGCATTCCGCATTCCCTTGCATGTTTCATGACCGCCATGGTAAAAGCACTCCGCAGAGTGTTCTCACAGAAcgagcgcgcaggcagcgaacGACAGAAAGAAGGTGCGCGGCTCACGTCGGCGACGGCCTGTGCAGCAGTCGGGACGCTGGTCGGCAGCGAAAGCCGACGCTACGCAACACCCGCAAAAGAGTGACAaaagcagcagaggccgcgcacaCAAAGAAATCCTGCACTCGAGACGGCCCTAAAGACCCGATACTGTAGAAAGCAGTCTCGCGCgttgcggcggaggcagagcaagcggcggagaagagaagagggacAGAACACGACGGCCGCTGGACAAATCAAAGAATGGTTGAAGCACGGCGgaaaggcggcagcggagagcgaagaaagagCAGAAAGTCTgcggacgcagagcgaaTGACAGCAtccgcgccagaggcggccgCAACACACACCGGCGAACGCACGGTGGCTGGGAACCAGAGAGATCCGCACAGGACAGCAACGCGGACAGACGAAGAGCGAAGCAACACTCCAACGCCGCCCCTGCCAGATGCAATGAAGAAAGAAGGGAAAGCCGCTGCACGCGAGTCCGCTCTGCtggcagcgccgaggcgttCCCCCATCCTGTCACATGGAGACTCCCGTATAACGCCGTTTCTCttgcggcgtccgcgccccaCTTTCTTCCCGCCAATCCTCGCGTCTCATGACACTCGTACTGCGTCACATTCGCACTGCccacacatatgtatatgtatggtCGTATCTGTGTGCATGTGCGGATGTGCGAGTATGAATCTGACGTCTAGGGCAATTCTGTCTACACATGCAAAGACTCGACTCGCTAGCATGCGGCCtccaggcgaaggcgcaccGCGTGCGatcgcggcgaagcgccacaGAATCGGCGCACAGTCTGGAAGATCGGTAAAAATCCGGAAAATAGGCAGGCACGGGAAAGGGTATGTGTACCTGGTTGCTGACGCTTTCCAGCCAGGAGAGTCTGACGAttctgcagaggaggcggacgaagTGACCGAGGATTTCGGGTGCGTTGTGGAGGAGGTCCGGGCCTCGCTGGTAGAGATAATTGAGGACAAAGTGGCGGGTGTCTTGCTTTAGCTGCTCAGGAATCTGAGACCAGTACTTGGTGAAGAGGTTAGTCAAGCCTGCAGTGGCGAAAAGGAGCGCCTGGAGGTTGTTGGACTTTGCCAGAATgacctgcaggcgcggcacgTTCGCGGGGTTGCTggcgagcggaagaagcacCTGGTGCGCTTCGTTCTGCTCGGACTTGCTGCCGCCCCCGTAGAAGGCCTGGCAAAGCAGCTCCAGCTGCTGAACCTGTGCGGCGTCGTCCATCATGGCGGCGGTGACAGAGAAACGCGGAAAAGCCGGAAGGAAACCGAAAAAAGTCTAAGAAAAAGCGGCGATGCAGCCGACGCAGGAGGGGCAAGACAAAGGCTGTGCGAGCCTATCGAGTCGAATGCAGATCGtgaggaggggggagagacggcgaacgAGGCAGGCAGACTTGAGACaagcgcgcagaggctgaggGACTAAAGGACACGCAGGATCAGCGGAAAACGAAAAGCCGTCGGCGGGCTAAAACCGAGACGAAAAAGAGATGAAAGAGgcacgcagcagagagaatCGAACTGCCCAGatgcgaagagaagaaaccgGTGAAACGTGGAAACGAATTCTGGGGGCGAGGTCCAGGAAAGTCAGAGACAGACTAGCGGGACAAGCAGCCGGTGTTCAGCTCGACGAAAAGCTGAGTCCACTTCTTCGCTTGGCTCGTCATTGTCCTCTTCAGCGCCCCCTCTAGGTTTATGTCCTTCATCAAGAAACAAACGGCAGTTCTGCTCGTGGGCATGGAACAGAAAAGTGTAGTGTGATAGTTCATCAAGGACAGCAGGACGGAAACAAGGGGGGACGCGGTGTCTATACAGGCACTGGCAGGCACTCGCGGGCAGGAGAAAGACGAAATCGGAAATCGAGACTCGGGCACAACCCTGCACCGAACGAGATGCTCTTTGACCGGGGCGGGACCAGGAGACGGCAAAGAAAGGCTCGTCCGTTGATGCTTGCAACCAGAAAGGCcaactgcatgcgcggcgcaAAACGCCTTGGTTTTTTTCGAAATGAGCTGCACGAAGTCTTAAGGCGCAATTTGTCGCGCGAACTGGCGACCCCTCCTCATCCCCTCGTGGGGGTTTTTCTGAAAACCTCGGAAAAAGAAGATAAACAGCTGTCGGGGAAAAAACGGGAGGCGAGCACCGACAAACAGAAACgagcgagacagcgagaaaaTCGAGGGAACGGggacggcgctgcagagaaagagaagcagtgtgcaaaaaaaaagtggacagagagaagagggcaGAAGAGTgatgcagagaagaaggcaaaAGGTGCGAAAAGGACTGTCTCTCGGCTCGAGTCGCCAGTCCTGCTGAACCGGTTTGTGCGGAGTTGAAGAGACTTCGCTTGCTGCGAAGGGGCGCGAAAAGAGTGGAGAgcagcggagggagaggaactCCAGCCCAGACACAAAGCACAGGGAAAACACACGAGAGCTCGACGAGAGAAAACTGAAGAATAAGACAAAGCGCAGGTCAGCTTTCGCCGACGAACGAGGAaagtcgcgcagcagcaagtggagaggaagctgcagcgcggcgctctttTCCCGACAGGCAGAATCGAAGGACAAGGCGCGAAATGCCACGCCAATTCGTTTTTCGTCGATGGGAAAAGCGCATACACGGGCCTGGCGGCTCCTTCCGGCTCTACGTTCGCACTTCACTCAACGTGTGCCCGCTTCCGCAGATTTCCAACGGTATCCGCTCGCGAAAAGGCATCGCACCCTCTCGAGCGCCACGAGAAAGGAAGGTATCTACGCGCCCTTCCTGAGACGTGAAAGGATCGCTGCCGGAGCTGTCTTCAATTCCCGCGAAGGCCCATCAGATGCGCTGGTACCAAATCACATTTAAGCCGCGAACGCGTACCCAAATCCGAACCGGCAAGTGATTGGGCGCTGCAACGGTTGTGGGTTTCAACCTTCTTCGGAGGTAAGACGCGACAAAACGAAATCGGCGGAAAAGGACCGAACGGAGGAAAAGGCATCGCAAcgagcgagggaggaagcggcgtgGCGGGCGGGGCGAACGCCGctcgacgaggacggcgaaggagcgacCGCACAGATCCAGGGGGCGCGGATATGCTTTGGAGCTGTGAAATTTTACTGTTGTCGTCTTCTGAAATGAAGAGCAGTGATTTAGTTCCCAGGAAAGACAAGTGGCATGAAAAAGAGCTAAAATGCCCTCCGCAGCAAGCCCCTACCAAGGTTGTGGTGATCGCTCGACTtgcgcgcagcgccacgTGAAGTATATCCGTGGCGGTGAAGCCTTTCAGGCGGATGCCCAGTGGGCGCTAAGCCAGCGCGCTTGAAATGCCGCCGATTGCCCTTCTCGATGTTTTTCTTTCCAGCAACTTTAAGCAATTTTCCTGCGAGAGCGGACTGTAGAACACCCTTCCACGGACGGTCGCAGCGGCAACCCCCTTCCtacagagaggagacaagcTACGGCATCCAGTTCGCGTTCTGTGGTGAGAGGCCGAGCCAGCTGCTGCTTTTAAAGTGTGATTGCGAGTTCTTACACACGAACTAAGTCGTGCCTCAGTGAACGTCGATAAGTGCTGCAGTTGCTTCCCACATGGCACGGCAAGTCCCCACAAAGCTGCCGCCAACTTCAGCTCCGAGGTTCATCTCGACTCTGCTGCCGTGTCTGGTATGGCGGAAAACAGCCAGTTTCGGCGAGCACTCCGTCGTCCTGTGAAACTCTGCGAACGATGAACAGAAAAGGTTCCTCCCATGCACAAGGCGGCAGTCAGCTCGCGCGTTCGCCAGCGATGACTGGGAAGGGCGTGAGtgtgctcgccgccggcaaAGCACATGAGCTGTGACCTGAAACTCAAGACGAAGGGGAACCGATTGATCTGGCCAGCCTTTCTCACTGTAAACTAGAGCATACGGGTGCTGTTTCCCCTCACGAAATTACAGGGCTAATGGCGTTGTTTCCCTGTTCGGGACACTGTAAATGCAAAAGTTTTCCTCATGTGGATGCGGTGCTCCGCTGGACGAAGGTTCCTGATCAGAAAAGGCGCACAACAGCGACTAACTAAATAAAAGATAGGAGAACGAGCGGCTCGTCAAAAACGTCAAATCTTCTAGTCCGCCCATGAGCGGTGAATTTCACCCGTGCATCAGCACTAGCTCGCACGCTGAATGCATAAACGAAACGTACAACTTGCCCTCATGACGTACGTCTCGTATGTTCATGAGTGCAAGTTGACCGCGGTTCCTTGGGTATGTAGGTGCGCCAGGTTAAACGCGCCGCCATCTGGAGTGTATAGCTCTCACCCGCGTAGCCAATGTTATCTGCGGCGGTTAATGCCGGCCGCGCGAAAAAAGCTAATTGCCTGCGAGACTCGTTGAGGTTTTTTCTATGGCGCTCGAGTGCTGCCAATTGAGGACATGAAGTCGCCGTGTTGGCAAAAGGGGCACGTTTCTTTGCTGCTCCGGTGGTATGTATATGCTACGGGCTTGCCACGGCATGTGCGGATTCGTGTTGCAAATCGTGGGCAGAGGAGCCAACTGAGCAGGACCTATAGGGGCTGTGCGTGCACGCGTAGACTTCGGTATAGCGCCCATAACTGTATACAGTGATGCTGCACACCCCTAAACTTGAATAGAATAGGAGTATTCTCGACGCCTGCATCTCCTCAAAGTGCGATAGGTTTTGCACGCGCCCTGCTGCACCACATTACACCGCGAGCAAGGTTCGGAGATAATGTGTCTATGACGTCATATTTCACAACGGAGCGCAATGTCGTGGTTGCCAGTTCGCCTTCAAGGGCGGGCGTGACGGAGGTATGCCGGGCCTGCGTCTTCGAAAAACTCGGAGACACAGGGTAGTGCTAGCCACAACAGGCATAGCAGTCTTCCGCAGGGAGCAGGGCAATTCATGCTCACGAGCCTTCATGCATCATCGTCTGAGACAGAAGAAAGGGGAATGGCAACTCATTAAAAAAGCCGTTGGTGTAGTCAACGACAACACTGACCATTCTGCGGCGATTGCGCGTCTGGAACGTCGGGGCGACGCGGTGCCGGCCTCACGCACAGAGCCGCGAGACAGCCAATCTGAAAAGCCCGGTGACCTACCGTCCCCACACGCGCGGACCCACGCAGAGAAACCCGTATTCACTTGTCAGAAGTCGGGGGGAACAATGATACCATAGGCAGTTTGCAGCACTCTCTTCTGGCATCATAACCTCTGTCTACATAGATGTCGGCGTTCTTTTACAGTGCGCTCTCCGGAACGCGTGGCCAGGACGTGTGGGTATGGATCACCATCCGGGAACTGTAGACCCGAGAAACTCGTTCAAGCTCATGGCTTTCACTTAGTGCCAtggcctctctctgcagttTTTCCGTTTGGTAGAAGCCACTCCGCGGTACTGGTTCTACATTCGGGCGCGTGGTGGTAAACGCGTTGCAGTGGAGGGGGGCTGTTGAGCGGCGGATTTGCAGCTCGGTTCAAGGCCTCCAGTTCTGTGGAAAAAAGTTTTGCTCTTCGTCCATCCTCTGTGTGAGCCGGTGGCACATGAGCTGGGGGAACTACTTTTCTCCCTGGTGTC from Besnoitia besnoiti strain Bb-Ger1 chromosome V, whole genome shotgun sequence encodes:
- a CDS encoding importin-beta N-terminal domain-containing protein (encoded by transcript BESB_062370) yields the protein MMDDAAQVQQLELLCQAFYGGGSKSEQNEAHQVLLPLASNPANVPRLQVILAKSNNLQALLFATAGLTNLFTKYWSQIPEQLKQDTRHFVLNYLYQRGPDLLHNAPEILGHFVRLLCRIVRLSWLESVSNQKIVEQVNQFLTASTAHWVVGLSIYTELTQEMQPQMGRQMARLRRTAFSFRDTALLDIFKVGAQTLQQFHSGAIRVPNQQEETQLLKQVLQLTHNCLSFDFLGTVPDDATDEQTTVMLPQSWTMLKDEAFPKTLFDLYELCWTSRDGLLASATAAGGPGATADGAGPMGDDAIGGMASGGAARQPLFNPPQLRIDCAQLCLSSLVLVAALRRSFFSRDQERADCLSQLILGTSKIIDKSLGLHNDMCYHEFCRLLGKINAANQLSELCTSKAFADWTAKLFQFTMNSLEDWRRLPNSKHYLLGVWAHMVSPLLFFRNTVPRQLDVYIQRITTAFILSRMQLAEAMASQPDDMDLENPLHNEVLRAEQLDVLTQLGRCRYGDTATKVLELFHETRAAAEQKAISREVFQEKITWLVYIVGALIGGHWTGRVPMTSADDETQGPSHVVNAELAKLVFKLIDETNKFADTPESLELSYLYFLEQFRKVYIGEHAKQVVNIQSPDRFAAVLGAANDDEVLGLLVTKIGFNLQQRADMEDVIKRTLALFHELASGMNIVHCTDRSPHLIISGRLLLSNPTANYLLQHHRNEEFKFLHVRGYGKYRTTYYFTLAKLLFLRIGSSGSRGTAAEQFEAFMAPMSTVFDQLWQQTADGTNVQALANPQCRAPLIGLVRDLRGICMACNTTESYSTLFAWLVNHPKQPGKSRIHLFTWAAGIWWEDSEVIIPLLKFTSEFVHNRSQRIAFDQASANGILLFKEVSSILVSYGKRILEKHDFRDLYKEKYKALAVALEMFSHALNGNYVNFGVFDVYGDGTLNDSLKLSLSMCLAIPDEDLQSYIRSLKPYYSFLDLATKNFMPQVLELSPPMLAQLVRAVEEGLCSFEPGVAMQCCSTIDNIVTFFYQKLNSREPEGQAVRIFLESQPQSLKRVLQLMFQLVITGEFTSVWSMSRPLLGLILLHEQEFLSIKQQLLEQQSKDRKLKLEGFFAELMTDVDSTLENKNKDQFTRNLYQFSSHVRQSLA